The genomic segment ATCAGACGGGAACGCTGATGgagcttaaaaaagaaaactgattaaAGTTTGCTCCTgcagacattaaaacatttggAACTGTTggtacttattttttttactgtgagaTCTGATTGGGTTCTACAAagttggtttctttttttaaataatgaaacagaTTTGAAGAGTTTTGTGGGGAAAGCTTCACGTGAAAAGTTGCGGGACTTCTGAATTAGATCTTCCACAATCTCTTGAATTTACATCTGAGAATCTGGACATTGAACTGATTGCATTATGTGGTTTTCAGTATTTCAGTGGACAAGAACAACTTCAAGATACATGACGATTAAAATTCAGCAAATGGGAGAAATCAGACTATTGTAATAATCAGGTCTGACACATTTATATGCACTTCTGATATGATCAGATTGTTGGTGTGCTTGTAAACAGACGCATTGATGGTGTGACATAGTTCCTCCATCACGAAGCTCATGATGTGCTGATAAAAGCTAAACTCTATTCCtcactgatctgatctgaagtcAGCCCCACCATCACCCTGATAGATTCGTTCTTGAGGTACATGATGTACTTTGTTGTATGAATCAAATGTTCAGAttgtcactgattttcagtctgaTTCCACCATGAGGGTTGATTATTTTGTCAcatatattatttgtttttctctgtaactttctctccaggctgagtgcgtgtggtctctcagagacaagctgtggacatctgtcctcagtcctcaactcccagtcctccagtctgacagaactggacctgagtaacaacgacctgcaggactcaggactgaagaagctgtgtggtggactgaagagtccagactgcagactgcaaactctcaggtcaggattcattaaactaaagtttaaaatcagtttttattgtacACTAAGAGAAAACCTGTGGAAGGTGTTTATATGATTGTGCCTGATTTAAGCCTTTTACACCACATGAACTTTCCAGAACCAGCAACCTGTCCCATATTCCTAATCTCGCTGAACaaaataattatgtttacaCCGCAGCCCGATCCGTGAATGAATGCCAAGCCAGTCCTGTTACCAGCGAATTCAAAGCCAGCCTTGCCTCCAAATTTGGTCACTTACCTTGAAAAGGAAAAGGTAAATTGGGAGCCATGCCACCACCATCGCTCTGCTGTtgcccagacctcaacatgaaaaaaaaaatttaaatcatcaCATACACTTCTCATATGGagagactcacacacacactctccaaGTTTGAAGTGATTACTTTCCTTCCTTTGAGGAATAGTGAGTGTTGATACAACGGAGTCTGGAGGTCAGCGCCACCAAGCCAGGGGATGATCAGCGTCGTTGGTGTGAGTCCGATCATATCCCAGAGAGAAAACAGTAACCCGTCCACGCCCCCCTGTAACAGGTATCTGGTGTCTTGGTTATAGGGAGGAGCAACCGTGAGTTCAATCACAGATGTGATGAGGTTCAGGTGCATCTGTGTGCTGCATGTGCTTTTGTTTCAGTTCATGATTACAGGTAACAGTCCAACAGTCCCATAACACACAATAATAGCACATAGTAACAATTGATAATGTCTATCGCTTTGTAGTGCACAgcaatataaataatttaatatggGGTTACTTGACCATACTGAAAAACTCAAGCGGCAGTGTTTTGTATCCTATGACAGAAACAGACTAACAAATATCATGGAAGGACCCCTTTGAGACAGGAGAAGGATTAACACTCTTTATTAACAACCATAGGACAGGTGAAATAATCTTGCGACTGGTAGGAACGTGGTGAAGCTGCCAGAAGATCAGGACACATGGAGCCAGGCTGGGAGTGAGGATAAGTCCATGAGTAAAGTAACAACAAGGTCTAACAGGGAATGTGTGTGGTGCTGGAGTTTATATGGATGGGGAGAGGAGAATGGGTGTAGGTGAGGCTGATTAGCAATCTGGAGACTGACTGCTGTGGTTAATAGTTGGAGTGTATGTGGCAGGGTGAGAAGAATGCGAACAGGTGTGGATGATTAGTATACTGTGATTGACTGGCTGGAAAGGGTGTGGATGTGGCAGACACTGGTCCAGATgtgacaacaaaataaaaaaaagcagcaaaagaaatccatagtgatggatgtagccattcccaacaatgaaaatatcaggaaaaagtaaTACGAGAAACTAGAGAAATATCAAGGACTCAAGGAAAAGCTGGATAAatcctggaaggtgaaggcaacagttgtaccagtggtcatcggagcacttgaagccaataatgtgagacaggtccagtttctctgaacatctgatgacgttcagctttagtttcacagcagttctctcagagtttctgtcatacgtgttgttttctgcagcctgtcaggatgtctgatcacagaggaaggctgtgcttctctggcctcagctctgacctccaacccctcccatctgagagagctggacctgagatacaaccatccaggagactcaggagtgaagctgctgatggctgcactgaagcatccacacagactcaggtatggagaggctgctgcagccacacaatgtctgatagaggaggaagatctgcagacattttctctgtccttcactcagtcctgcttcatgctggatatgagtgttatatgaaccatcacacatgtaggagcctttttcctttgctcacagcacatatgtgagtaggagagtctccaaggagaacatctgcaggaacaacagtgataactgtctgttgctcagagtttcttcagtctggaaacatctctgcaggttaaagggacattctgtcatagaaacatcttttctgtcctctttatttttctgtttaacctttatttaaccaggaaagtgccactgagattaaaaacctcttttccAAGGGCATCCTGCCCAAGAGGCAGTAAAAATTCAACACACAgttacaacattaaaacaaacgacaatgaaataaaacaggtcTTGCTTAGCTTGGATTTGAAGGCATTTAAGGGCAATAGTTCAGTTCATTTCCAGCCTTTCTGCAACATGTTCCAAGCGAAAGGAGCTGCCTGAACAAAGGCTTTCTTCCCTGCAAAAGTAACAGAGAGCAACAACTGATCATTTGATGGTAAAGAGTACTAATCAACCCTTCTCTGTGTGATCAATGCACAACTGTAGGGAGGCAGTAGTCCAACCTagtgttgtaaataaatgtgtaccAATGACCCTGCGTTCTAGTGGCATGAGAGGGCCATCCCACATGAGTTCAAATCACAGTGATGCGTCATAGCGCTACATTTAGTGATAAATGGCAGAGAAGCATGATAAATCGTGTCTACCATTTGAAGACAAGAAGACGAAGCATTCATATAACAGAGGTCACCATAATCTAGCACAGATGAAAAAAGTTGCAGtgacaagagaaaagaaaatttcttCACAAGTTTTTCTATGTGTGGTTTAAAAGTGAAGGAGTCATCAATCAagactccaaggtacttgtatccATGAACCACTTCTATGACATTCCCTCCAAGAGTGGGCACTACTAGAATAGTGTCGGGCACCTTCTACACCTTCTACCTTCTACAAGCTTAGTCTTGTCACCACTGATGTCTAATTTTGCCTGAGTTGGAGATGTACCGTAACAATAAATAACTGTATTATCAGCATAAAAATCGATATTAGCATCAGAGATATTTAAACCCAAGTCACtgatatacaaaataaataggAGGGGCCCCAAAACTGAGTCCTGCGACACCATCTTTTTGACAACAACAAATTCAGAGCAAAGATCCTCATATTTAATGCACTGAGTCCTGTAAATCAGGTCATTTGATAACCATGCAACTGCCTGCGCTAACAGTCCAGGGCCAAGtagtctgttttttaaaatagtatGGTCGACAGTGTCAAAACCTTTTGACAGGTCTATAAAAAAGTGAAGCACAGTACTGTTTCTCATGCCAcaataatataatttatcaCCTTCCTAGTAGCAGTGATAGTACTAAGCTTTTTTCTGAAGCCTGATTGAAATGACCCTtctgaccctggatcagacacagagatgctccaggaaatgttagcttagcttagcttagcacagatatttataaaagcgtgtgaacagtcgtgttcttgtaaagttctctttagaaatcagtccatgtggaaatgtgcacgtgttgatcagacctgtattcctacctctgtatagatacatttaaacacatgatggatgaaaagcttcccatgaatgatgatgctcagtgattctcccacttactggaggttcctgatgctgaatcacagcaacagacccacaacatgaatttagatgagacacatatagagcaggaagtattctggtccctgaagactcgttccctctagattctttcattctttctgttTGTGCCGGTGCTCGATGCAACGTCACACATGAGTGTTGTAGTAtttatcagtttccttcaattaGCTGCATAGAGCTGATCAAAATGATGGACACAATCAATAAAACCCCtccccctgatctgatctgaaaagaggagttagacagaaaaacacaagttctttacttcttcatgctcctgaagtctggcttaATGTATTATGATGTGGACATGATCAAAATTCAGTGAACATTCTAATGCCCTAATTATACGTTGTTTTCCCAGAAAATGAACTGTAATCCTAAAGATTTCAGACCTGCTGTTGGACTGGAGTCTAGTtggactggatcaggagtctTCATGTATCAGAACAGTAACACCTGAACAGTGGTACGACCTACTTGGAGCCACTAAGAGGCTGAGTAGAGCCCTACTGTCCCATGGGAATCTACTGAGAACCACTGATATTGTTgattcagtcatgtgataacAGTTGGATTGGGTGCTGGAGGACTGGAGATGGCTATGTGCGcattgtgatgatgatgataataacatCAATTTTTCCGGTTAACATGAAAAGTTATTTCTAGTTATTTTGTTCCAGAAAAAGTATTTGACTGAGGAAActggacatttttatttgcattatacAAATTTGGGGTCATCGTCCATAggctggataaaaatattatataataacttaaatgcatgtttgaagaccaatgatcaaacttctccatgttctgtttgcagagaggtaCCAGGCAGGGCTTCCTGCTTTCTCCCAACTGCAAAATGATGAAATTAAGAAAtcaaaggaatccatgccaaaatatagaacataagataagtcttaatgctgatgatgtattactttttctccaggACTCACAGATGtccagctactaaaaacaatagaggatgatctctcattGTGGAggtgcttacccatatcactcatggagagggttgccacagttaaaataattgttcTACCTAAAGTCAACTACTTGTTTTCAAAGATACCCACTAAAcaatcctccagctggtttaagtcactggattCACACATATCAAAATTTCTGGAACCCTGACAACTTGCAAATCAAAAAGattaacttcactcaatggaaaataaaggaataaaacatttaaaacataataaaaaaggaatCATCTTGTGATTTGATATACTCAtatcacaatatggaatcagtagtactaaatttttagaatatcaccagttTAGATCtattatatgttaaaaaaaaaaaatacaaatttaacttGCAGATACCTATCAGGGTAGCAAAATTCTTAAATCTccatgccccaaagctattatcaaagcCATATAAAATATTATCTAATAGGAAGATTCAATCTCTGTTCCAACTCTAAAATTGGAGACTGACTTTTTCagtaaatttaatcaaaatgaatgatcacaaatatgtttaaacagctttaatatgaCTTCATTCAattaagaattcaaatatgcaactaatacaattcaaaattcttcgtagaactcattatacaggacgaaggatgttcaggatgggtttGTCACAACCAAATATTTGCTCAGACTGCACAGATGAAATGATTGACTACTACTTCTATACCTTAGTGTCCTGCACATCTGtccacaggttctggcttcaggtatgtgaagacatgtcagCATGGCTTAagtgtaatattcctgcaaaacCCAGACTGTCTACTAGGTGGGTGAAATTAATATGGTAATAAACTCTGCACATGCGATCCTTCCAGTCGTATACATCGCAAAGAAAATGATCCTTGTGAATTGGGAAACCAAAAATAATCGTTGTATTCATAAGTTCAGGTCTTactagaccacatcagtagtgagacattATCTTCCTCCTCAACAAATCAGTTAGCTGaatttcattccctctggtcccctgtgattagctccatcacttagtgtaggtggaggactgtgatcTCGTTCCTTTTGGGGTTAGATATTGGCAGGGGGTGCTTGATGGCTGCGGGTCCTTGGTGGTTTCCCATGGTGGGGATCTGAGCAGCTCTGCTGTGGGGGAGACTCTATGGTCGTCCCTGTCGGGGACTGTGGGGGGTCTGTGGTTGGGGTCGCCTCATGGCAGTGGGGCATGGCCGCTGGTGGTGCCTGAGTCAGTGGCTGTTGAGCCTAGGTGAGGTGGCTGGACTGTTCTCGGTTGGGCTGGATGTGgtttctgggctctggtgcctggggccCTCTcttggtggtggggggggggggggattatcAGGGATTCCTGATGATTGTTGTCCTGATGTTTTCCTGTAGGaaattatttgttgtatttctgtACAAGTGTAATAGTTGGTTGTCGGAGgttagtttggattgaagggttgttgtcTTCTGTCTATtatatctttgtctcctctttcattttcttctctcaATATTATtatgtccatgttagcatgctctgacccccctcctcctttcagggtggagcctgctggagaaccatggttgagaccaggaggtctaaggaagtgtaagtgtgtttttcattggattcatcacattcaaccatcttcacactgtcccatcactcattcatcagtcagcatcaaagtgtcaatagatcaataactgcagctggattgtgtttgttctctccatcagattcctgtccactcaccatccacatgaACACAGTGCACAGAAAactcaaactgtctgacaacaacaggaaggtgacataTGTTAAGGAGtttcagtcatatcctgatcatccagacagatttgatGATGACTGGTTTCctgagctgctgtgtgaaaatgttctgactggtcgctgctactgggaggtcgagtggagaggagatgtttttatatcagcaagttacagagaaatcagcaGGAGAGGAGGCACCAGAGAATGTTGGTTTGGATTaaatgatcagtcctggagtctgagatgctctgatgataaaggttactctgtctggcacaatAATGGAGAAACacgcatctcctcctcctcctcctcctcctccccctcctcctcctcttcttcctactcctctgtctctaacagagtagcagtgtatgtggactgtcctgctggctctctgtccttctacagagtctcctctgactcactgatccacctccacaccttcatcaccacattcactcatcctctctatgctggatttggtTTCTGGTCCAGCGCTACAGGTTCCTGGGTGTCtctgtgttgagtgtaaagagtgtgatggtagcagagaaactctgactggtgaacagatagttcagtctgtacatgtctgtctctttcactcagaaacatcttttcagattcatggattcaatcagtttgtgtgtgaaactcttctaaatgattccttggaaacttcttcctcttccagtcctttaaagatggaagctgtgcttcttccaggatccacatgttgtttccagtcaaagcttcacactgaatatcaggatgttgtgttcacttcatgtcagctgcagttagttccacttcatgatgctggaaatgaaaatcctcccagtgtttcactcttagtttgtttgcttcattctgtctttatttggactttctgacattttcacatgttgaattaaagattcattttcacatcacaaatttcatgttttgcttcatttttcaccacaaatgtttgactttctacttaaaatgtagaatttaaagaattttcattaaaactttcacatataaattttatctttattttcattcagattattttagactttttgtgaaaatatttgatgtttaatgaaaaataaatatgatgtaatttctcttttatttctgttcatgttgttttgatattttatcttaaatgtcattttattttttatttcaatccaGTGACTCATttgaatatttagatttttcatgttttccatcatgtttaattctttgttttgtttaattaacatttaacttttattctgaGGTTGTTTTCATGAGAAGAAACGTCTTGTTGTACCTCCATGTTCTACCGAACGCTTCAGAAGGTCTTTGgttcctgcagctgtcagattttttaatgaacctgcagctttttgtttgttttgttgtttgtgttgaaccatgtttttagtaaatttacatatttaagtttttatcatgtttttcctctttgtgaatgtttgagatgtttagtggcaaataaataaatttcctttaaaaaagttgatcttaaataaaattttctttctgttgtgacTCTTCTTGAATCTCTTTCtttatgatgataataatgatgatgatgctccAGTGAACCAGTAGATGAGAGAGATTTTGTACTTTTCCCCCCgaaacatgaagaagaaaataaaactaccaGCAGCATAATTTCAGGATGAATGTtattgtgtgagtgtgtgaaacATCAGCGGCTAATTTCCAATGAACAGGAGATGAATGAAAGTGGCCTCCAGTCAGTcagaaaaacaataagtacaaaacaaacattaaaacagttaaaaacaataagtagaaaacaaaacagaacggAGGACAACATGAAGACAGAGAGTGACTAGATAActggactgtctgaacaaattttgagttgtgatttgaagagaggaagagagtctgTGGTTCGGGTGTCggggggaagagagttccagagatggggagcagagcggctgaatgctcggctccccatagTGATGAGACGGGCAGGGGGACAAGAATTGAAggctttacagtttttatttaatcctgGAGGTAATTTTATGTCTCTGTAAAAGCAGCTAATTGAAAGTTTTGTGGACATAAAATGGTTTTTAACCAGCTGACATGAAAACCAGAGCTTGCAGACCTGAATGTGAGATATTGGTGACTTCCACCGCTCTACAGATTATTAAACACTTGGGATTTCAGTCACGCTTCATTATAACTGTAACTTACCTTCTGGGTTTGTTGTAAGTTAAGGTTGAGTAAGTTGTGTGTCCCTGCAGAGTTACCGTAGGGCAGGCTGACTGTAGCCCAGGTTGCTGGGATTTGTAGTCCGGTGGTGAATAAAGAAGCAGCAAGACGGCGAAAAGGAACTCTTGATGTCTCGTCTCcgtttattactttattatgaATTATCCAGTTAGGCGAACCCCAGGAAGCTCGGTTACATAACAAAAGCAAATGTCACAATTTAGTCAAGTTATCAGCAAAGCGGCagttttttaaaactggtgtgaaaTGGTGTAAAATGACTATGAATAGTAGACGGCTTAGACAAACAGCCAGAAATGGTGTTTGTCCTGCGGTGGAGAAGCAAGGAAAGAAGGTCAGACTGCTTACTGCAGCGGAGTGAAGAAATCCGTCCTGATGAGATGGAAAACTGATAAAGTTGCTTTGATATCGTCGGTTTGCTGCTTTATTATATTGTTCAGACTCAACCTTTTACTATGAGAAGGTAAAGCTGCTGGAATTtagattatttacatttttgatccttaacacacacacacacacacacacacacacacacaccaccccgcgccatgttggttgcatctTGGacataaacaagcaacacaacGAGCAGTATtttagttagtagtacattttAAAGCCGTTTCCTCAGTCGCCAGtatggagaagaagaagaatgatgagaggACACCGTACAGGGACAAGCTTATCAAGGAGACCGGGATCCGTATTTGTCCAACTGTCAACATTAAATAACTTAGATCCTTAAAACCCCACAGCTAAGGAATGGAGCTCCGATGCTACGTTactacctccaacctcatcgctggacataacaagctacctcgtttatggtatcagtgtttacacgtatgaacagttgagaaactacaaatctctggaagctcacggacatttcaggaatgtctgggtgcaggatctgttcacatttccaccgcAGGACTGAACAACAGcgtctcactgcaaaggtaagctcacctgctgttagtgaagttatgatgctggttagggttactttacttgttttgtctgatttctttacttgattcatgtgcattacaatgttgtaaaagaaacaacttcatatttatattacataactcagaaaaagttttaaatgatctaataatcctaccacatgttcatacaacataattactcaGCTAACAcgtcagtctggcatcagcctgtaaacagaaactgtaataatataaacgtccttataaatgaagctaaataaagcaaacggtTGAACACTGTTGGAAACGCTTGTTGTGTGTCTgcagtgtgtgtctacaggtcctgcactcccagcacctgaccgactctccactgaagctctggtcatcatggaggtctacagcctgcagcagataaagaagacttctggatctgctctcattggtcctcTTGGTGactaatttgcacattttttgcACTGATTTTAACACAAttgcacattttattgtttcagtgttgcCATCAAAGATGTGGAATTCTCTCTCTACATGACTTGAAGATATTTtgccacaacttcagtgtttttattatatcgtgtgcatattctgtattttcttttattgaaatttgatctgtttaacgttgtgctgctactgtttattctg from the Melanotaenia boesemani isolate fMelBoe1 chromosome 2, fMelBoe1.pri, whole genome shotgun sequence genome contains:
- the LOC121654506 gene encoding stonustoxin subunit beta-like, coding for MQLIQFKILRRTHYTGRRMFRMGLSQPNICSDCTDEMIDYYFYTLVSCTSVHRFWLQVCEDMSAWLKCNIPAKPRLSTRVEPAGEPWLRPGGLRKYSCPLTIHMNTVHRKLKLSDNNRKVTYVKEFQSYPDHPDRFDDDWFPELLCENVLTGRCYWEVEWRGDVFISASYREISRRGGTRECWFGLNDQSWSLRCSDDKGYSVWHNNGETRISSSSSSSSPSSSSSSYSSVSNRVAVYVDCPAGSLSFYRVSSDSLIHLHTFITTFTHPLYAGFGFWSSATGSWVSLC